From Planctomycetota bacterium, a single genomic window includes:
- the corA gene encoding magnesium/cobalt transporter CorA, with amino-acid sequence MREKRYHPPGAPPGTLTAAAGSVVPKAVHVIHYSPDILLEADITSAEDLERFRHMPGVTWVNMDGLGNVDLLRELGKFFRLHVLALEDVLNVPQRPKLDDYGDRLFLVAHMLEFAAGELQTEQVSLFLGDSFVLTIQETPGDCLDPIRERLRKGVGQLRREGADFLAYAILDAIIDNYFPSLEGFGELIEEIEDEVAARPTPHTLVRVHDAKRQLINVRRCIWPLREVINELLQGESHLIKKPTQVYLRDCHQHTVYILDLLETYREVASSLVEVYNSSVSNRLNQVMKILTVIATIFMPLTFLAGIYGMNFNTEVSPWNMPELNWRWGYPAFWVVSLLIVVVMLILFRRKGWLGGADKG; translated from the coding sequence GTGAGAGAGAAACGCTACCATCCCCCCGGGGCTCCTCCCGGCACGCTCACCGCCGCGGCCGGCAGCGTGGTCCCCAAAGCCGTCCACGTGATCCACTACAGCCCCGACATCCTCCTGGAGGCGGACATCACGTCGGCGGAGGACCTGGAGCGCTTCCGGCATATGCCAGGCGTGACGTGGGTGAACATGGACGGCTTGGGGAACGTGGACCTGTTGCGGGAGCTGGGGAAGTTCTTCCGGCTGCACGTTCTGGCGCTGGAGGATGTGTTGAACGTGCCCCAGCGGCCGAAGCTGGACGACTACGGGGACCGCCTGTTCCTGGTCGCGCACATGCTGGAGTTCGCCGCGGGCGAGCTCCAGACCGAGCAGGTGAGCCTGTTCCTCGGCGACAGCTTCGTCCTCACCATCCAGGAGACGCCGGGCGACTGCCTCGACCCGATCCGCGAGCGGCTGCGCAAGGGGGTGGGGCAGTTGCGCCGCGAGGGCGCCGACTTCCTGGCCTACGCGATCCTCGACGCGATCATTGACAACTACTTCCCCTCCCTGGAAGGCTTCGGCGAGCTGATCGAGGAGATCGAGGACGAGGTGGCCGCGCGGCCCACCCCCCACACGCTCGTCCGTGTGCACGACGCCAAGCGCCAGTTGATCAACGTGCGGCGGTGCATCTGGCCGCTGCGGGAGGTCATCAACGAACTCCTCCAGGGCGAGAGCCACCTGATCAAGAAGCCGACGCAAGTGTACCTGCGCGACTGCCACCAGCACACGGTCTACATCCTGGACCTCCTGGAGACCTATCGCGAGGTTGCTTCGAGCCTGGTGGAGGTCTACAACTCCAGCGTGAGCAACCGGCTGAATCAGGTGATGAAGATTCTCACGGTCATCGCCACCATCTTCATGCCCCTCACCTTCCTCGCGGGCATCTACGGCATGAACTTCAACACCGAGGTCTCGCCCTGGAACATGCCCGAGCTGAACTGGCGCTGGGGCTATCCCGCCTTCTGGGTGGTCAGCCTGCTCATCGTGGTGGTCATGCTCATCCTGTTCCGCCGCAAGGGCTGGCTGGGCGGGGCCGACAAGGGCTGA